The Candidatus Minimicrobia sp. QA0096 DNA segment GATAAAACTATTCGTTTTTCAACCGACGCGGATACGTTTAAGCCAGATTTCCAGACTATATTAAGCACTGTAAAAATCTCTGAATAGAAAAACCCAGTACATATTTGCTATACTATAATTGTATGGCAGGTAAAGAGTGGAGTGATGCTGATTTTGAGGGATTGCCGAGCGTTTTGGTGGCGGCACACGAGCTGAAAACGCCGCTGGCTTTGATTAGGCAATTGGCGCTACTGTTGGACGATGACTTAACCAGTTCTGCCGATAAAACTCAGATCCAGCAACGAATTATTCGGACTTCTGAGCAGGCGTTACAGCTTACGATTGATTTGGCAAATTCAGCTAATTTAACGTCGTCGTTATTTCCGCTTGAACCGGTCAATCCGTTGGCTTTATGTCAGCAAGTAGCGATGGAAACAAAGTTCAACGCAATACTTTATGGGCGAAAAGTTAGCTGGCCTAAGAGTAGTCGAAATGGTCAATTGATATTAGCGAACCGAACACTTTTGGGGCGAATTTTAGCGAACTTTCTAAATAACGCGTTGGCGTATACGGAGGACGGATCGGAGATTAAGGTTTCGGTTAAGGCGACAAAAGATGCCGTAAGGATGAGCGTGCGAGATTTTGGGCCGATGATGAGTTTGAAGGAATATCGACGCTTATTGGATGAGATGGAAACACGAAAAACCGTGCGAACAAGGCCGAAAAGTAGTGGATTGGGGATTTACGTGGCGAATCAATTTGCGCGGGCGATGAACGGGCGGATTGGTCTGATTCGTCACCGTGATGGATTAACTTTTTATGTAGAAATGCCAATTAGTCGGCAGTTGAGCTTGATATGAAAAAACTGTTAATCGTTGAGGATGATAAGAATTGGGCGGATATTCTGGGCAAGTTTGCCGCGGATATTGGGGCGGAACATCGAGTGGCGGTTTCTGGCGGTCAGGCGATTGAAATTATTGATAATTGGCAACCTGACGCTTTAATTTTGGATATGTTGTTAGCTGGCGAAACGGCGATTGCGCTACTTAACGAACTGCGATCGTACGCGGATTTGGCGAGTTTGCCGATTGTGGTTTGTACGAATATCGACGTTAAAATGGACGATTTGCGTCCGCTTGGTGTGAAGGCGATTTTGAATAAAACATCGATGCGTCCGAATGAGGCGCGGGCGATTTTTCGCGAGGTTCTAAATGACGGGGCAGAGTGAGCGAGTAAAAGCAATTGTTTTGAGGCGAACGAATTACGCCGAAGCTGACCGAGTTTTGCAATTATTAACGCCGAAAGGTCGACGCAGCGTAATCGCAAAAGGTGTGCGACGCGAGCGCAGTAAATTGGCGGGCGGAATCGAATTATTCGCGATTTGCGACGTGGTTATTCGTTCTGGTCGGGGCGATTTGGGGCTATTAACTTCCGCTCGATTATCGGCTTTTTATCGGCATATTTTGGAAGATTACGATCGGATGCAGTTTGCTTATTCGGTAATGAAATTGGTTTCTGCGGCGAGTGAAAATATTGACGAACCAGAATGGTATTATGTGCTGAGTCAAGTTTTGGAGCAATTGAATAATCCTGCAATAAACCAAAAATTGATTGAAACGTGGTTTTATTTGCAATACGCGAGTTTGCTGGGTGATGAATTGAATCTTCGCACAGATGTGACGACAGCACCGTTGCTCCCTGATAAAAAATATATGTATGACAATGCAGAGAAAGGCTTGAGATTGGCGGAGCAGGGCGATTTGGGTGCGGACGCCATCAAATTGTTAAGGTTAATCCAGGCCAAGCCTCTGGCAAACGTGGCGCAAATCGGCGGAATAACTGAGGTTATAAACGATTGTTGGTTGACCGCCAGACAACACGCGGCAGTGTAAAATTGTCAGTAAAATGGTATAATTTGGGTAATAATGTGAATCGCCATGTTGCCAACATGGAGAAAGGTTTTTGATGAGTCAAGCAAAAATGGAAGATATTATTAGCCTATGTAAGCGTCGCGGTTTTATTTATCAGGGTTCGGATGTTTATGGCGGTTTGTCTGGAACGTGGGATTACGGTCCGCTGGGCGTTCAATTGAAGCGCAACATTATGAATTTATGGTGGCGAATGTTTGTTGACGAGCGCGACGATATATATGGCGTCGATGCGGCAATTTTGATG contains these protein-coding regions:
- the recO gene encoding DNA repair protein RecO, which encodes MTGQSERVKAIVLRRTNYAEADRVLQLLTPKGRRSVIAKGVRRERSKLAGGIELFAICDVVIRSGRGDLGLLTSARLSAFYRHILEDYDRMQFAYSVMKLVSAASENIDEPEWYYVLSQVLEQLNNPAINQKLIETWFYLQYASLLGDELNLRTDVTTAPLLPDKKYMYDNAEKGLRLAEQGDLGADAIKLLRLIQAKPLANVAQIGGITEVINDCWLTARQHAAV
- a CDS encoding response regulator; the protein is MKKLLIVEDDKNWADILGKFAADIGAEHRVAVSGGQAIEIIDNWQPDALILDMLLAGETAIALLNELRSYADLASLPIVVCTNIDVKMDDLRPLGVKAILNKTSMRPNEARAIFREVLNDGAE
- a CDS encoding sensor histidine kinase, which translates into the protein MAGKEWSDADFEGLPSVLVAAHELKTPLALIRQLALLLDDDLTSSADKTQIQQRIIRTSEQALQLTIDLANSANLTSSLFPLEPVNPLALCQQVAMETKFNAILYGRKVSWPKSSRNGQLILANRTLLGRILANFLNNALAYTEDGSEIKVSVKATKDAVRMSVRDFGPMMSLKEYRRLLDEMETRKTVRTRPKSSGLGIYVANQFARAMNGRIGLIRHRDGLTFYVEMPISRQLSLI